In a single window of the Helicobacter sp. MIT 99-5507 genome:
- a CDS encoding DNA methyltransferase, translating to MFKEILNGDSLQILKKYIADELIDIIITSPPYNVAHKYENYNDDLEFESYLNSMRAIFKECYRVLKIGGRICVNIPFAVKNRESKQVRFLSVYITQILNEIGFNEFELISWHKGKDIKHFQGNNTAWGSWKSPSCPSFRPLGESVLVFYKGERTHKGNSQDIDISSEEFKEWTKNVWYFDKEKEQGFENILCASNNAKKDLHPAPYPEELIERLLKIYSYKNDIVLDPFNGTGTTTYMANLLNRQFIGIELSYKYCEIAINRLQNKSLSILKSFPDKMANLVNSDNTLDSLNEVFPYKEAFSPYLIEQLQNKFHCSIQSLYDPFCGVGSSFLNPQIKQCFGFDTSPFAINVAKAKLEKLDSKKLQKAKKIAENFQFSNKSYPYPKWESFSKYANKKQFNIIIDFIESFKGLDSKVYHFVRFLVFCNLEKILNYKKDGNGIKFRESKIKDTQSYLKELTLRAFELKKEFDSKNTKILMLENLSSITHKLKDKVDCILTSPPYANLFDYFEIYKMELWSSGIIQNYEDWKKLKKSALRNNKNANLQKTDNINNVLLDETLAILKDRNLESSTLIMLANYFFDMQKVLRNCFDILKNNRFCFIVVGNSCYRGVPIKTDEILAQEAQKVGFKCVEVIVARKLKTSSQQMKILDSKSKFYLRESIIVLQKEKC from the coding sequence ATGTTTAAAGAAATACTGAATGGTGATAGTTTGCAAATATTGAAAAAGTATATTGCTGATGAATTAATAGATATTATTATTACTTCTCCACCTTATAATGTCGCACATAAATATGAAAATTATAATGATGATTTAGAATTTGAATCTTATCTTAACTCAATGCGTGCAATATTTAAAGAATGTTATCGTGTCTTAAAAATAGGCGGTAGAATATGTGTAAATATTCCTTTTGCTGTAAAAAACAGAGAATCTAAACAAGTGCGATTTCTTTCTGTATATATAACGCAAATTCTTAATGAAATTGGCTTTAATGAGTTTGAGTTGATTTCTTGGCACAAAGGCAAAGACATTAAACATTTTCAGGGCAATAATACCGCGTGGGGAAGCTGGAAAAGCCCTTCTTGTCCTTCATTTAGACCTCTTGGAGAATCTGTTTTAGTGTTTTATAAGGGAGAGCGGACACATAAAGGAAACTCTCAAGATATAGATATTTCTAGTGAAGAATTTAAAGAATGGACAAAAAATGTATGGTATTTTGATAAGGAGAAAGAGCAGGGGTTTGAAAATATTTTGTGTGCAAGTAATAACGCTAAAAAAGATTTGCACCCCGCACCGTATCCCGAAGAACTGATTGAACGATTATTAAAAATTTACTCTTATAAAAATGATATTGTGTTAGACCCGTTTAATGGAACAGGCACAACAACTTATATGGCAAATCTTTTAAATAGGCAATTTATTGGTATTGAACTCTCTTACAAGTATTGCGAAATTGCAATCAATAGGTTGCAAAATAAATCTTTATCTATTCTAAAAAGTTTCCCCGATAAGATGGCAAATTTAGTTAATAGCGATAACACTTTAGATTCTCTAAACGAAGTTTTCCCTTATAAAGAAGCTTTTAGTCCTTACTTGATAGAGCAATTGCAAAATAAATTCCATTGCTCTATACAATCACTGTATGACCCTTTTTGTGGTGTTGGTTCTAGTTTTTTAAATCCACAGATAAAACAATGTTTTGGGTTTGATACTTCACCTTTTGCTATCAATGTAGCAAAGGCAAAATTAGAAAAACTAGATTCTAAAAAATTGCAAAAAGCAAAAAAGATTGCAGAGAATTTTCAATTTAGCAACAAAAGTTATCCTTATCCCAAATGGGAATCTTTTAGTAAATATGCCAATAAAAAGCAATTTAATATCATAATAGATTTTATAGAATCTTTTAAGGGTTTAGATTCTAAAGTCTATCATTTTGTGAGGTTTTTAGTATTTTGCAATTTAGAAAAAATATTAAATTATAAAAAAGACGGTAATGGTATAAAATTTAGAGAATCTAAAATTAAAGATACGCAATCTTATCTCAAAGAGCTTACCTTAAGGGCTTTTGAATTAAAAAAAGAATTTGATAGTAAAAACACTAAAATTTTAATGTTGGAAAATCTTTCGTCTATTACTCATAAACTCAAAGATAAAGTTGATTGTATTCTTACTTCCCCTCCTTATGCAAATTTATTTGATTATTTTGAAATTTATAAAATGGAATTATGGAGCAGTGGCATTATCCAAAATTATGAGGATTGGAAAAAGCTTAAAAAATCTGCTTTGAGAAATAATAAAAATGCCAACTTGCAAAAAACAGATAATATCAACAATGTTTTATTAGATGAAACACTTGCAATTCTTAAAGATAGAAATTTGGAATCTAGCACGCTCATAATGCTTGCAAATTATTTTTTTGATATGCAAAAGGTTTTAAGAAATTGCTTTGATATTCTTAAAAATAATAGATTTTGTTTTATTGTGGTAGGAAATTCTTGTTATAGGGGAGTGCCGATAAAAACAGATGAAATCTTAGCACAAGAGGCACAAAAAGTAGGCTTTAAATGTGTGGAAGTCATTGTAGCCAGAAAGCTTAAAACTTCAAGCCAACAAATGAAAATCCTAGATTCTAAATCTAAATTTTATTTGAGAGAAAGTATTATTGTATTACAAAAGGAAAAGTGTTGA
- the exbB gene encoding TonB-system energizer ExbB, which produces MPLKDILDYGCLGFLGFLSIIVVSLILERLYIYRKIDVASYDEKKALEIDLTNNLTLIATIGSNAPYVGLLGTVGGIMLTFIEIGNNDMVNTGAIMTGLALALKATAMGLIVAIPAIVSYNLLLRKSEVLLLKWDLIHQNNDYMI; this is translated from the coding sequence ATGCCACTAAAAGATATATTAGATTATGGTTGTTTAGGATTTCTTGGATTTTTAAGTATTATCGTTGTTAGCCTCATTTTAGAGAGATTGTATATTTATAGAAAAATTGATGTTGCTAGCTATGATGAAAAAAAGGCTTTAGAGATAGATTTGACAAATAATCTTACTTTGATAGCTACTATTGGTTCAAATGCACCATATGTAGGGCTTCTTGGAACAGTTGGTGGAATAATGCTTACTTTTATAGAAATTGGTAATAATGATATGGTAAATACAGGAGCTATTATGACAGGACTTGCTCTTGCACTAAAAGCAACTGCAATGGGGCTAATTGTCGCTATTCCCGCAATAGTTTCTTATAATTTATTACTTAGAAAGAGTGAAGTTTTACTTTTGAAATGGGATTTAATCCATCAAAATAATGATTATATGATTTAA
- a CDS encoding HNH endonuclease: MLKQVNIRYKRKNTELFFDSFKHFKHNLSNLIGVELPTLCQLGVERYLNLISTNYKSKYPDMRKIGLIEYDKPSDFAFKLTPETNVFMRNSLLNQNAYDENDLRAGRKNIDSLPPNLLIRSFADSDLLDFYQYEILKLILSYYDTADLIRPYLALLNFIRTYNIQMLDKILLQNILAQTKENILLMRYDDNAFDNLDLDTQDELKRPISYIYNFLQTALVIDSNYNIIVDFNFVDRLQIEMNNIVFSQPTPIQNNSRPAREQRLFRENVLKAYNYQCAITGQSIFIDNRVLLEAAHIIPYRDGGSFAVSNGIALSYEMHKMFDNGLFGFVYDESKNLRIKISSSHRIADKYGILNSLDNRIISIPHKESEKPDSLAVEYNLEKYLLI; the protein is encoded by the coding sequence GTGTTGAAACAAGTTAATATACGATATAAAAGGAAAAATACAGAATTATTTTTCGATTCTTTCAAGCATTTTAAGCATAATTTATCTAATCTCATAGGGGTAGAGCTACCCACGCTTTGCCAACTTGGTGTTGAGAGGTATTTAAACCTCATTTCTACTAATTATAAATCAAAATACCCAGATATGAGGAAAATTGGCTTGATAGAATATGATAAGCCGAGTGATTTTGCTTTTAAGCTAACACCTGAAACAAATGTTTTTATGAGAAATTCACTTTTGAATCAAAATGCTTACGATGAAAATGATTTAAGAGCAGGAAGAAAAAATATAGATTCTTTACCACCCAACCTTTTGATTCGGTCTTTTGCAGATTCTGATCTATTAGATTTTTATCAGTATGAAATATTAAAGCTGATTCTCTCGTATTACGACACTGCAGATTTAATCCGTCCTTATTTGGCACTTTTAAATTTTATAAGGACTTATAATATTCAAATGCTTGATAAAATTCTATTGCAAAATATTCTAGCCCAAACAAAAGAAAATATTTTATTAATGCGATATGATGATAACGCCTTTGATAATCTTGATTTAGACACTCAAGATGAATTAAAGAGACCTATTTCATATATTTATAATTTTTTACAAACTGCTTTAGTGATAGATTCTAATTATAATATAATTGTTGATTTTAATTTTGTAGATAGACTACAAATTGAAATGAATAATATTGTTTTTTCTCAACCAACTCCTATCCAAAATAATTCTCGCCCTGCAAGAGAACAAAGGCTATTTCGAGAAAATGTTTTAAAAGCCTACAACTATCAATGTGCTATTACGGGACAAAGTATTTTTATAGACAATAGGGTATTGCTTGAAGCAGCACATATTATTCCTTATAGAGATGGCGGCTCATTTGCAGTATCTAACGGAATAGCTTTAAGCTATGAAATGCACAAAATGTTTGATAACGGATTGTTTGGATTTGTTTATGATGAAAGTAAAAATTTAAGAATTAAAATTTCTAGCTCTCATAGAATTGCTGATAAATATGGAATCTTAAATAGCTTGGATAATCGTATTATTTCCATTCCACATAAAGAATCAGAAAAGCCCGATTCTTTAGCGGTAGAATATAACCTAGAAAAGTATCTATTAATATAG
- a CDS encoding biopolymer transporter ExbD — protein sequence MKKIDSLNLVPFIDIVLVLLVIVLTSATFISRSHIDIDIPKVDNANSNTSKIDNEDTIITINKNGEFFINDKIFDIANLESFISRLPKDSSIVINGDKESNFDSFIIVMNMLQKLEYQNLFVLVQDDNKK from the coding sequence TTGAAAAAGATAGATTCTCTTAATCTTGTTCCATTTATTGATATTGTTCTTGTTTTGCTTGTGATTGTGCTAACTAGTGCTACTTTTATATCTAGAAGTCACATTGATATTGATATTCCAAAAGTTGATAATGCAAATAGCAATACAAGTAAGATAGACAATGAAGATACAATTATTACAATCAATAAAAATGGAGAATTTTTCATCAATGATAAGATATTTGATATAGCAAATCTAGAATCTTTTATATCTAGGCTTCCAAAAGATTCTAGTATCGTGATAAATGGCGATAAAGAGAGTAATTTTGATAGTTTTATTATTGTTATGAATATGCTCCAAAAGCTAGAATATCAAAATTTGTTTGTACTTGTTCAAGATGATAATAAAAAATAA
- the guaA gene encoding glutamine-hydrolyzing GMP synthase: protein MVNDHLTSCFRRNSSLGMQCDKVLDFSQGTDAKSANLTKNPKNLHSHTANTRIVDSQHTESSDTKMQSHLESSADSGSAVSLRDFKGCEGATRGSYLEGNDQAPSEQSAKSTKKPTPSKVLCAVSGGVDSSVVAALLYRAIGDDLIPVFVDTGLLRKGEREAVEKMFRENLKVPLITADASALFLSRLKGVIEPEKKRKIIGETFIEVFEKEAKKHNAKGEIKFLAQGTLYPDVIESVSVKGPSKTIKSHHNVGGLPEWMRFELIEPLRELFKDEVRALGRELGMPESMLMRHPFPGPGLAIRIMGEVNKADLDLLREADSIFIEELHKQGYYDKVWQAFCVLLNVRSVGVMGDNRTYDNTICVRAVEAIDGMTATFAHLPHDFLESVSNRIINEVEGINRVVYDITSKPPGTIEWE, encoded by the coding sequence ATGGTGAATGACCACCTTACCTCGTGCTTTAGGCGCAATTCGTCTTTGGGTATGCAATGCGATAAGGTTTTGGATTTTTCGCAAGGCACGGACGCCAAGTCCGCTAACCTTACAAAAAATCCAAAAAACTTACACAGCCACACTGCAAATACTAGAATTGTGGATTCTCAACATACAGAATCTAGCGATACTAAAATGCAAAGTCATTTAGAATCTAGTGCAGATTCAGGTTCGGCAGTATCTTTGAGGGATTTTAAGGGTTGTGAAGGTGCGACACGAGGGAGTTACCTTGAGGGTAATGACCAAGCACCGAGCGAACAATCCGCTAAAAGCACCAAAAAGCCAACGCCTTCTAAGGTTTTGTGTGCGGTGAGTGGAGGGGTAGATTCTAGCGTTGTTGCAGCGTTGCTTTATCGTGCCATTGGGGACGACCTTATTCCTGTGTTCGTAGATACCGGGCTTTTACGCAAGGGTGAGAGAGAGGCAGTGGAGAAAATGTTTAGAGAGAATCTCAAAGTGCCACTAATCACTGCAGACGCTAGTGCGTTGTTTTTAAGCCGCCTTAAAGGTGTGATTGAGCCAGAGAAAAAGCGTAAAATCATCGGTGAGACTTTTATTGAAGTCTTTGAAAAAGAGGCAAAAAAGCATAATGCAAAGGGCGAGATAAAATTCCTAGCACAAGGCACACTTTATCCTGATGTAATAGAATCTGTGAGTGTGAAGGGTCCTTCTAAGACGATAAAAAGCCACCATAATGTCGGTGGGTTGCCGGAGTGGATGAGGTTTGAACTCATTGAACCTTTGCGGGAGCTTTTTAAAGATGAAGTGAGGGCGTTAGGGCGAGAACTTGGAATGCCCGAATCTATGCTAATGCGCCACCCATTCCCGGGACCCGGACTTGCTATACGCATTATGGGAGAGGTGAATAAGGCGGATTTAGATTTGCTGCGCGAGGCGGATTCTATTTTTATAGAGGAACTGCACAAGCAAGGCTATTATGATAAAGTGTGGCAGGCGTTTTGTGTGCTGCTCAATGTGCGGAGCGTGGGCGTAATGGGAGATAATCGCACCTATGATAATACAATTTGTGTGCGTGCGGTGGAAGCAATTGATGGAATGACAGCGACTTTTGCACATTTACCCCACGATTTTTTAGAATCTGTGAGTAATCGCATTATCAACGAAGTAGAGGGCATTAACCGCGTAGTGTATGATATAACTTCTAAACCCCCGGGCACGATTGAGTGGGAATAG
- a CDS encoding DnaJ C-terminal domain-containing protein — MNKSLYDTLGISQNASSDDIKKAYRKLARQYHPDINKEKGAEEKFKEINAAYEILSDENKRAQYDQFGDSMFGGQNFSDFARSNQNVNIDDILASIFGGGAKGGFGGGSFGGGSFGGFGSFGGFGGFDNRFDDSALDLNDQITIPFESALLGGSYHYNNNGLKFDIKIPAGIKNNETLRIANKGKKAGGRTGNLLLKVIVAQSSEYEIKENVLYKTIDIPLKIALFGGKIKVSTPYKEVMLTIPQNTKNNQKLRIKEQGIKDRKTNKIGDLMLITNVILPPIDTIDEKLSKLMQEKLPQ; from the coding sequence ATGAATAAAAGTCTATACGACACATTAGGAATCTCACAAAATGCATCAAGTGATGATATTAAAAAAGCATATAGAAAACTTGCAAGGCAATATCACCCAGATATAAATAAAGAAAAAGGTGCAGAAGAAAAATTTAAAGAAATAAATGCAGCATATGAAATATTGAGTGATGAAAATAAACGCGCACAATATGATCAATTTGGTGATAGCATGTTTGGCGGGCAAAACTTTAGTGATTTTGCAAGAAGTAATCAAAATGTAAATATCGATGATATTTTGGCTTCTATATTTGGTGGTGGAGCAAAAGGCGGTTTTGGCGGTGGTAGCTTTGGTGGTGGAAGTTTTGGTGGATTTGGTAGCTTTGGAGGATTTGGTGGATTTGATAATAGATTTGATGATAGTGCTCTAGATTTAAATGATCAAATTACAATTCCATTTGAGAGTGCATTGCTTGGCGGAAGCTATCATTATAATAATAATGGTTTAAAATTTGATATAAAGATTCCAGCAGGAATTAAAAACAATGAAACACTTAGAATCGCAAACAAAGGCAAAAAAGCCGGTGGAAGAACTGGGAATCTATTATTAAAAGTGATAGTTGCACAATCAAGTGAATATGAAATAAAAGAAAATGTATTGTATAAAACTATTGATATTCCCCTTAAAATCGCATTATTTGGGGGAAAAATCAAAGTCAGCACTCCATATAAAGAAGTGATGCTAACAATTCCACAAAATACAAAAAATAATCAAAAATTAAGAATCAAAGAACAAGGTATAAAAGATAGAAAAACAAATAAAATAGGTGATTTGATGCTTATTACAAATGTGATTTTACCGCCAATTGATACAATTGATGAAAAATTATCAAAACTTATGCAAGAAAAATTACCACAATAA